Proteins encoded in a region of the Sugiyamaella lignohabitans strain CBS 10342 chromosome B, complete sequence genome:
- the ACH1 gene encoding Ach1p (Protein with CoA transferase activity; particularly for CoASH transfer from succinyl-CoA to acetate; has minor acetyl-CoA-hydrolase activity; phosphorylated; required for acetate utilization and for diploid pseudohyphal growth; GO_component: GO:0005737 - cytoplasm [Evidence IEA,IEA]; GO_component: GO:0005829 - cytosol [Evidence IDA] [PMID 11746603]; GO_component: GO:0005739 - mitochondrion [Evidence IDA] [PMID 12606555]; GO_component: GO:0005739 - mitochondrion [Evidence IDA] [PMID 14576278]; GO_component: GO:0005739 - mitochondrion [Evidence IDA] [PMID 16823961]; GO_function: GO:0008775 - acetate CoA-transferase activity [Evidence IDA] [PMID 19298859]; GO_function: GO:0003986 - acetyl-CoA hydrolase activity [Evidence IEA]; GO_function: GO:0003986 - acetyl-CoA hydrolase activity [Evidence IDA] [PMID 12606555]; GO_function: GO:0003824 - catalytic activity [Evidence IEA]; GO_function: GO:0016787 - hydrolase activity [Evidence IEA]; GO_process: GO:0006083 - acetate metabolic process [Evidence IMP] [PMID 8841387]; GO_process: GO:0006084 - acetyl-CoA metabolic process [Evidence IEA]) — protein sequence MSALLKSRIRNKALLSKLRSPEELIPYFKNGQYLGWSGFTGVGGPKVVPKALAKHVEANNLQGKLGFNLFVGASADVDIESKWAELGMLLRRSPHQVGKPIEKSINAGKTHFFDKHLSMWPQDLTYGYYTRFKENDLLDISIIEATAITEDGGVILGPSVGGTPELVSTSEKVIIELNTALPSFEGLHDINMPVAPPYREPYPVTTVKDRFGTSALPIDPSKILAIVESDAKDTVPENTPSDAMSRAIADHLVEFFQHEVKLGRMPENLHPLQSGIGNIANAVVEGLADASFTNLNVWTEVLQDSFLDFFESGKLEFATATSIRLTPGGFKRFFSNWDTFSKQLLLRSQAISNHPELIRRLGVIAMNTPVEVDIYGHANSTNVSGSRMLHGIGGSGDFLRNAKLSIMHTPSARATKTDPFGLSTVIPFATHVDHTEHDLDILVTEQGLADLRGLSPRERSREIVKKCAHPVYQPILNEYLDRAEFAMAKKKALHEPHILRDAFKLHLNLEEKGTMRIDSWE from the coding sequence ATGAGCGCTCTTCTCAAATCTCGTATTAGAAACAAAGCTCTGTTGTCAAAGCTCAGATCACCTGAAGAGCTGATCCCATATTTCAAGAATGGTCAGTACCTGGGATGGTCTGGCTTCACAGGTGTTGGTGGACCCAAAGTCGTTCCTAAGGCTTTAGCTAAGCATGTGGAGGCCAACAACCTCCAGGGTAAACTGGGGTTTAACTTGTTTGTAGGTGCttctgctgatgttgatataGAATCCAAGTGGGCTGAGCTTGGAATGCTTCTGCGAAGATCACCTCATCAAGTGGGCAAGCCTATTGAAAAAAGTATCAATGCTGGTAAGACACACTTCTTTGACAAGCACTTGTCCATGTGGCCACAGGATTTGACCTACGGATACTACACAAGATTCAAGGAGAATGATTTATTGGACATTTCAATTATTGAAGCCACTGCTATCACCGAGGATGGAGGTGTCATTCTTGGACCATCTGTCGGAGGTACCCCCGAACTTGTCTCAACCTCGGAGAAAGTTATCATTGAATTAAATACCGCGCTTCCTTCTTTTGAAGGTTTACATGATATCAACATGCCAGTGGCACCCCCATACCGTGAGCCATATCCAGTAACAACAGTAAAGGACAGATTTGGTACTTCAGCCCTTCCCATTGATCCATCCAAGATTCTTGCTATTGTCGAATCTGACGCCAAGGATACTGTCCCTGAAAACACTCCTTCTGATGCCATGTCAAGGGCTATTGCTGACCACCTGGTTGAATTCTTTCAACATGAAGTCAAGCTCGGTCGTATGCCAGAGAACTTGCACCCATTACAATCTGGAATTGGCAATATTGCCAATGCTGTCGTAGAGGGTCTTGCTGACGCATCTTTCACTAACCTCAATGTTTGGACCGAGGTCTTGCAAGACTCATTCCTCGACTTTTTTGAGTCTGGAAAGCTTGAatttgctactgctacaTCTATCAGACTTACTCCCGGCGGATTCAAACGTTTTTTCAGTAACTGGGATACCTTCTCCAAGCAACTCCTTCTCAGATCACAGGCGATTTCTAACCATCCCGAACTTATCCGTAGATTGGGTGTCATTGCCATGAACACTCCTGTGGAGGTGGATATTTATGGACATGCCAATTCGACCAATGTTTCTGGCTCAAGAATGCTACACGGTATTGGAGGTTCTGGTGATTTCCTGAGAAATGCCAAACTCTCCATTATGCACACTCCCTCAGCTAGAGCAACCAAGACCGACCCCTTTGGCTTGTCTACCGTAATTCCCTTTGCAACTCATGTTGATCACACTGAACACGACcttgatattcttgttaCTGAACAGGGTTTGGCTGATTTGAGAGGATTATCCCCCCGTGAGAGATCGAGAGAGATTGTCAAGAAGTGTGCTCACCCTGTCTACCAGCCAATTCTCAACGAATACCTAGATAGAGCAGAGTTTGCTATGgctaagaagaaggctcTGCACGAGCCCCACATCCTCAGAGACGCTTTCAAGCTCCACCTAAACTTGGAAGAGAAGGGCACCATGAGAATCGATAGCTgggaataa
- the URK1 gene encoding uridine kinase URK1 (Uridine/cytidine kinase; component of the pyrimidine ribonucleotide salvage pathway that converts uridine into UMP and cytidine into CMP; involved in the pyrimidine deoxyribonucleotide salvage pathway, converting deoxycytidine into dCMP; GO_component: GO:0005737 - cytoplasm [Evidence IEA,IEA]; GO_component: GO:0005737 - cytoplasm [Evidence IDA] [PMID 14562095]; GO_component: GO:0005634 - nucleus [Evidence IEA,IEA]; GO_component: GO:0005634 - nucleus [Evidence IDA] [PMID 14562095]; GO_function: GO:0005524 - ATP binding [Evidence IEA,IEA]; GO_function: GO:0016301 - kinase activity [Evidence IEA,IEA]; GO_function: GO:0000166 - nucleotide binding [Evidence IEA]; GO_function: GO:0016773 - phosphotransferase activity, alcohol group as acceptor [Evidence IEA]; GO_function: GO:0016740 - transferase activity [Evidence IEA]; GO_function: GO:0004849 - uridine kinase activity [Evidence IEA,IEA]; GO_function: GO:0004849 - uridine kinase activity [Evidence IMP] [PMID 10501935]; GO_process: GO:0044211 - CTP salvage [Evidence IEA]; GO_process: GO:0044206 - UMP salvage [Evidence IEA]; GO_process: GO:0008152 - metabolic process [Evidence IEA]; GO_process: GO:0016310 - phosphorylation [Evidence IEA]; GO_process: GO:0008655 - pyrimidine-containing compound salvage [Evidence IGI,IMP] [PMID 11872485]), whose translation MALPPCMDLKPTGGTGSISKESQEDLNNCHVLLVDSQISSGAAFTMAVAILTDHGIKQENISCVSYIASEIGLRRLSYAHPKVKIVVGKVEKDVKNHYIDSLYYRT comes from the coding sequence ATGGCTTTACCGCCCTGCATGGATCTCAAACCAACTGGAGGTACTGGAAGCATCTCCAAGGAATCCCAGGAAGATTTAAATAATTGTCATGTCTTGCTTGTTGACTCCCaaatttcttctggtgctgcgTTCACAATGGCAGTCGCTATTTTGACGGATCATGGAATCAAGCAAGAAAACATTAGTTGTGTCAGTTATATCGCATCTGAAATCGGTCTTCGGCGATTGTCCTATGCGCACCCCAAAGTGAAAATAGTTGTGGGCAAAGTGGAAAAAGATGTCAAAAACCACTACATTGATAGTCTTTACTATAGAACTTGA